A single region of the Fibrobacter sp. UWP2 genome encodes:
- a CDS encoding putative quinol monooxygenase has protein sequence MFSILALSASVFAESAMSNITVNLRYTGKNGAAKKFAEEMVSSGTVAKIRAEKGNIRYEYFQSLDDPETILLIDAWESQAAIDVHHASPMMKTIAKLRDKYDLKMTVERYTPDNTMPKTDEKFIRK, from the coding sequence ATGTTTTCAATCCTTGCGCTCTCTGCGAGCGTGTTTGCGGAGAGTGCCATGAGCAACATTACGGTAAACCTGCGCTATACGGGTAAGAACGGGGCGGCAAAGAAGTTCGCCGAAGAGATGGTTTCTAGCGGGACGGTGGCGAAAATCCGTGCCGAGAAGGGCAACATCCGCTACGAATATTTCCAGTCGCTGGACGATCCCGAGACCATCTTGCTGATTGACGCGTGGGAAAGCCAGGCCGCCATCGATGTGCACCATGCTTCGCCCATGATGAAGACGATTGCGAAACTCCGCGACAAGTACGACTTGAAAATGACTGTCGAACGCTACACGCCCGACAACACCATGCCCAAGACCGACGAAAAATTCATCAGGAAATAA